In Quercus lobata isolate SW786 chromosome 12, ValleyOak3.0 Primary Assembly, whole genome shotgun sequence, a genomic segment contains:
- the LOC115972178 gene encoding 4-coumarate--CoA ligase-like 6, producing the protein MTIKNPKPHPQWYSPETGIYSSTFPNRYVPSDPFLDVVSFIFSHKHRGFSALIDSSTGSSISYPELYPLVQAMASGLYHSMGVRQGDVVLVLLPNSIYYPIVFLGIASLGAIATTMNPLSSTPEIKKRITDCNASLAFSAAEKVDTLQALGVPAIGVPDNVNLDRKKTSFSAFYKLISGDFDLPPKPVIKQQDTVALIYSSGTTGVSKGAMLTHGNFIAMVELFIRFEASLYPYEAVDNVHLAVLPMFHIYGLALFVLGLFSVGSSIVVVKKFDLNEVMKAIDRYKVTHFPLVPPILTALTTKAKDSGGSSFKSLKQVSCGAAPLSSIKVVEDLKQALPHVDFIQGYAMTESAGVGTRGFNTEKIRNYTSIGLLAPNTQAKVVDWNTGSSVPPGSTGELWLRGPGIMKGYLNNVEATMATVDKDGWLHTGDIVSIDHDGYIFVQERLKEIIKYKGFQIAPADLEAVLISHPEILDVAVTAILDEKSGEIPVAFVVKKHGSKLSEAAVIDYVAEQVAPYKKVRKVVFTNSIPRSAAGKVLRRQLRSNMASRL; encoded by the exons atgactatcaaaaacccaaaacctcacCCACAATGGTACTCGCCAGAGACTGGAATCTACTCCAGCACGTTCCCCAATAGATATGTCCCCTCAGATCCTTTTCTTGATGTTGTTTCCTTCATCTTCTCCCACAAACACAGAGGGTTCTCAGCTCTCATTGATTCCTCAACTGGGTCTTCCATTTCCTACCCAGAACTCTACCCCTTGGTCCAAGCCATGGCCTCTGGCCTCTACCACAGTATGGGTGTCAGACAAGGTGatgtggttttggttttgttgcCGAATTCCATTTACTACCCTATTGTTTTCTTGGGTATTGCGTCTTTAGGTGCAATCGCTACAACCATGAATCCTCTCAGTAGTACACCAGAAATTAAGAAACGGATAACTGATTGTAATGCGTCCCTAGCTTTCTCTGCAGCTGAAAAAGTTGACACATTGCAAGCATTGGGTGTTCCTGCAATTGGGGTACCAGATAATGTGAATTTGGATAGGAAGAAAACTAGTTTTTCAGCTTTCTATAAGCTCATTTCTGGTGATTTTGATTTGCCTCCTAAGCCGGTGATTAAGCAGCAGGACACTGTGGCTTTAATTTATTCCTCTGGGACTACTGGGGTGAGCAAAGGTGCTATGCTAACACACGGGAATTTTATAGCAATGGTTGAGCTTTTTATTCGTTTTGAGGCTTCACTGTACCCGTATGAGGCTGTGGATAATGTGCATTTAGCTGTTTTACCAATGTTTCATATATACGGGCTGGCACTATTTGTGTTAGGATTGTTCTCTGTGGGTTCTTCAATTGTTGTGGTGaagaaatttgatttgaatGAGGTGATGAAGGCCATTGATAGATATAAAGTCACACACTTTCCACTTGTCCCACCAATATTGACAGCTTTGACGACGAAAGCAAAGGATTCTGGTGGAAGTAGTTTCAAGAGTTTGAAGCAGGTTTCCTGTGGGGCAGCTCCTCTGAGTAGTATAAAAGTCGTAGAGGACTTAAAGCAGGCATTGCCTCATGTTGATTTCATTCAG GGTTATGCAATGACTGAGTCAGCTGGAGTAGGAACCCGCGGCTTCAATACTGAAAAGATTCGAAATTATACTTCAATAGGACTATTGGCTCCAAATACGCAAGCTAAAGTGGTAGATTGGAATACCGGTTCCTCTGTGCCTCCTGGCAGTACTGGTGAGCTTTGGCTACGAGGACCTGGAATCATGAAAG GATATTTGAATAATGTGGAGGCAACTATGGCAACAGTTGATAAAGATGGTTGGCTACATACTGGAGACATTGTTTCTATTGATCATGATGGATACATTTTTGTACAAGAACGATTGAAAGAGATTATCAAATACAAGGGCTTTCAG ATTGCTCCCGCTGATTTAGAAGCTGTGTTGATCTCCCATCCTGAGATACTTGATGTTGCAGTCACAGC TATCTTGGATGAAAAATCTGGGGAGATACCAGTGGCATTTGTAGTGAAGAAGCATGGAAGCAAACTTTCTGAGGCAGCTGTTATTGATTATGTCGCTGAACAG GTTGCACCATACAAGAAAGTCAGGAAGGTGGTCTTTACAAACTCCATACCAAGATCTGCAGCAGGAAAGGTCCTTCGAAGGCAACTCAGGAGCAACATGGCTTCTAGACTCTGA